From the genome of Nicotiana sylvestris chromosome 1, ASM39365v2, whole genome shotgun sequence:
ggcatcgacctgggagtccgagtccgatatgcggagccgttatcctcatttattccccgactcaggtatttccttcttctttccgttcgaggatgaacggttgttttagaggtggataaTGTGACGACtcaaggggtcatcacctgttttcttacccattatgtgctttcaaggccttgaaaaacCTTATTTAGAGTTGCTTCGATTtacgtgcgtagtccgggcgcgtagccggaaagcttaaatatgaaattttgtgaaaaatgctaagttttgatgttaaaatgaataaatttgacttcggtcaatattttgggtaaacggacccggacccgtgatttgacggtcccggagggtctgtaggaaaatatgggactcaggcgtatgcccgaaaccggaatctgaggtccctagcccgagaagtgaatttttttaaggaaattatttttttgaaaatgtctaaggaaattgaaatgaaatttgattataatgagttggtatcgggcccatattttggttccggtgcccggtacaggtcttatatatgacttgagtcattcatgtgaaatttggttaaaaacggacgtcgtttgacgcgatctggaccttaattgagaaatgtgatgtttaaaagagttttgagaaatttcattgatctcgaggtttaattcgatgctcgtgatgttattttggtaatttgatgacACGAATATgtctgtaggatgtttttgaggttgtatgtacacttgggttggagtttcgagggctcgggtgagttcgagTAGGTTCAGGGATGCCTtgggcttagaaagtcagatgttgcaggttcaggaagttgcaggcctctgaaccctttagtgcggtccgcgagaaatcgcatGCGACCGCGGAGGGGTCAGCGCTGCCGCGATCGCCTTTGTGCGgggcgcggtggaggctgtgcggccgtagtcgcctttgtgcggtccgcacagggtgctgaactgcaggtcttcaaggaggcctgtgcggccgcagtccatttaatacggtccgcggtggagctctgcggccgcagtccttttatgcggtccgcggtgagggtctgagaggggtataaatagacgggattttcagttatttttcacttttcaaaaccccaaaaacataagaggcgatttttcaaacaacctttcttctccaaatcaattgtaactcatttttaactagttttcttcaatcgttaacatcttttaacatggttttaatttaaaatcaaagattttcatgggagaaattgggtgttttgggtagaacctaggttttccaaaaattggggttttgaacctcaatttgaggtcctaTTTCAAAACAACTTATACATTtggatttgtgggggaatgggtaatcgggttttggccCGAACCTTAggtttcgaccatgtgggcccggggtaattttgactttttgggtaaaactttgggaaaactcattttcatgcattggggttgattcatttagcacttattgatgtaattaagtaacttgtgactagattcgagcggattggtggtggaatcaagggggtaaagctataattgaggcttgagtggtaTTCAAAGCTTCGAGGTTAAGTGTTTGgtgtaaccttagcttgagggattaggagttgagtcttatttgctacgtgctaattgtcgagtacgacgtacaggcatggtgacgagtatctatatgttggtgtctagcatgaccgtgagtctttatatttcggatattctgatcttgttgtatctttcatgccttaatgatgatttctatatgttgtaaaaagcatgtgaaagaaatagtgatctttgaacttcgaggagcattggctcgagttataatacgaattgtgaaagtatatgagataattgaacccctttggagtattgactcaagtggtaaagtgagttataaagtaagaagtgaaagaaagagaaagagttattgaattgtccccttgccgggatgtttgttgccttgttgattatctcccttgccggaatgttgagatttattgatattgttcccttgccgggattttgctgtttaattgtattcccttgctgggatttctaccattatttgtctactcccttgcccctttgtttgtgattgttgtttaggtgaggaagagtgttaaagcacgaagggtgatgtcgtgcattgtttgctattgtgaggaaagagtgaaaaacacgaagggtgatgctgtgccgtaCGATATACCATCCCGTACCGATATTCGTtgactatatggtgaggaaagagagtaaaagtacgaagggtgatgccgtgcacattattatgatacgattgatttggtaagaacgagagtaaaagcacgaagggtgatgccgtgcacatttttattattgatattgtttgtGTGAGGAcgtgagtaaaagcacgaagggtgatgccgtgcaaattgttaaTTTCTGATTATTGTTGACATTCTGGCTTTGTTGCTTCCCCCCCTTTTATtgaggttttctatttggaactgtTACCTCCCCCAACATGTTCCCCCTTCCCACATTGACTAgttatttcctatatttcttttccgttgtacatgtatatatatttgaactgcacaggttatttggtagtctggtcctaaccttgtcactacttcgccgaggttaggctaggcacttaccagcatatggggtcggttgtgctgatactacactctgtgctcttttgcacagatccaggtattggacagcagcagtagcgcgggagccagccttcaacCCACCGagataccgaggtagccttgcaggcgtccgcaggctcggcgtctcctctatcttatattcCATTCTGTTAtatcatgtattcgagacaaacaatattatatttctttcaaacagttgtatttagtactcttagtagttcgtgagtgatgtgacaccagttcttgggtagaggcatatgttgatttccgcattattgttcagcttaTTTAATTTAAATCTTCCGCTTTAATTCCATATGTCCGCTATTATATTAATATTTAACGCTTGATGTTATGCTCaataaaaaggattaaaaataaaGGAGTTAGGGATTTAGGatttgtggcttgcctagcttctacgagtaggcgccatcacggctcccgagggtggaaattccgggtcgtgatagtattgtcatttagatgctcatgtactcagtgacacccagTTTTCGGGAATTTTGTATTGAGTTGCAGTATTTCTTGTCGATTATTTATTAAAGTTATTATTATTAAACATGTTTCATCTTGTTTTCAATTTAAAAATGCGTAGTTATTTGtggttgtcggcttgcctaggACTTtccagtaggaggcgactctgaacactttccagttattacggggttgcaccaagggtctgcgctcagctcattcctatttgccctggtgatggatgcactgactcatcatattcaaggggaggtgccatggtgcatgctatttgctgatgacattattctaattgatgagacacgaggcgacatcaacgagaggctagagatttggagacatgctcttgagtctaaaggtttcaagttgagcaggacgaagacggaatacctcgagtgcaaatttggagttgagccgacggaagcaggagttgaagtgaggcttgactctcaagtcattcccaagaggggtagtttcaagtaccttggatcggttattcaggggatcgaggagattgacgaggatgtcacacaccgtatagaggtggggtggatgaagtggaggttagcgtcgggagtcttatGTGACatgaaagtgccaccgttactaaaagataagttttatagagcagtggttaggcctgccatgttatatggaactgaatgttggccggtaaagaactcacacatctagaagatgaaagtagcagagatgaggatgttgaggtggatgtgcgggcatacaaggatggataagattagtaatgaagatattcgagagaaggtgggcgtggcccccatggaggacaagatgcgggaagtaagactcagatggttcggacacattcagaggaggaacactgatgcaccggtgaggaggtgtgagcgactagctgtagtgggcacgcggagaggtagagggcgacctaagaagtattggggagaggtgatcagacaggacatggcgcgacttaggattactgaggacatggcccttgacagggaattatggaggtcgagcattaaggttgcaGGTTAGGGGAAAATTGTGAATATTTCTatagcacaatagagtgagactagctagttaggagttagacgaagaatgtcattggtcgtctattgatgcagggtttTACCTGCTAGTTGTACTTTatcagccatctatttcgtatttcgtattctgtatttcatatctcttatattgctgttatttattatgcatttttatggtactaatatatcggctcttGTTGCTTTTttcgagccgagggtctcctggaaacagcctctctacccttcggggtagggataaggtctgcgtacatattatcctccccagaccccacttgtgagattatactgggtcgttgttgttgttgttgtgactTGCCTAGTATTGtaataggctccatcacgacatATAAGATTTCGGGTTTTGACAATATTCTATTATGGTACCATTAAAAACATAGACGGAAAAACTATATACTCTATTATCGTACTATTGAAACATAGATGGAAGGGCTATGTACTACATAATTGTATCACTAAAAAACAGATGCAAAGGGCTATGTGCTTGTTTGCCATGCAGTTGAGACACATACGTAAGTGCTGTGTATTTTATTATTGTATTATATTTTTATGGTTTGCTCGATGTAAGTTGGTAGGCAATGGGAGCCTATCACGTCGTAATCTATTTTGGGGCGTGCAATAAATTAGGACGGATGGAATAATACATAAATATCTGTCATATTTGTGCTAAATTTTTAATGGGATTTTTACATAAATAGTTGGCtgattttattgtttacttttgTGAAGTGTAACGATAATACGATTAAACATTAATCCCAAGTAGTTGATATCATTATGGCATGTATGAATTCTTCATTTACTTCTCATATTATGTTGTGTTTTTAGCCAAACATGTATTGCTTTGGAACGACTTTGTAAAGTCTTTTGATATGATTTCCCTCCTGTTATATATAACCTTAATATTCATGTGCCCTAATATCATTATGAGGTCTCATTACAAATCTCTCttaagaaattaaattaaaagcatCTCTGTATTTTCATACGTACTCTTGCACATATAACTTAACTCCTCCCTTTGAACTCGAACTCTTCCACAAATAGTTTCGACGTCAAAAGCCCTACTTTTGGATGGCAGGAGGTAGCCACCCTCCAAAACCCTCCTCCAATAATAAACTAACTCCTCCTTCTTCCTCCAAGAAAAAGTCCCGATGGGATCCCCCCGCCGGCAAAAATCCTTCTTCCGCCGCCGCCGCCTCCGGATCCGGCGACCCCAATTCGAAACCCTCCCCCAAACCCACAAACCCCAATAATCATCCGAACCCAAACCAGAAACCCATTAATCACAACAACAAACCATCACCAAAACCCGACCCGAATACCCAGACCCACCTAAGCCTCCTACCCCCTTTCCCTTTCCGTGACCCACCCCCTCCTCCTTCATACGGGTTTCACATGCTTGAGCGCAGAACCATGGTCCTAGCTGATGGTTCTGTACGCTCTTActtcgctttaccccttgattatCAAGATTTTCCCCGGCCTGAGTTTCGTGTCGGGCCGGGCTTAGGATTCGATGACGGGCTTATGAGGAATAGGAATCAGGAATATTGGAATGCAGAACGGGCCCATGTTGTTGGTGGTGAAAATAATAATATTGCGATGAAAAGGAAGTTTGGTGATGAGGGAGGGAAAGATGGGCTTGAGAGGTTAAGGCAACAGGTGTTGGAACATGGGAATGCAGGTGGGCTTCGGGCCCATGGAATGAGTAGTTTGCATATGGGTAGAGGAGGAGAAGAAATGATTAGGCCTCCTGCAAAGTATATGAGAACTGAAGGGAGTGGGAGTAGTAGGATTAGTAGGCACAATGAGGTGGATCAAACTGCATTAAAGAAGTCTTTTTTACTTATGGTTAAGTTAATTTATGAAAATGCTAATCTCAAAAGGAGTTTTTTGACTGATGGAAAGCAGGGCCATTTGCAGTGTCTTGCTTGTAACAGGTCTGGGAAATATACTAATTGTGTCTCAAATGTTTTTTCTTGATTGTTGATGTGTAGATTGAATTATTTGTTTGTGTTGATTCAGTTGCGACATAGGATTGTCTTCTAATGCAATTTTTCTTCAGTAGAATCTGACTTGCATGCACATACGTATAGCATCTACTAGAGAGAATTTTTTGTGTGTTAAATCTACTAATAAATTGTTTTTCCTAGGAGCCCAAGCTAATTAGTTGTTGTTTTATGATCTCTAAGCTCTTGAATTAAAATTTTTATTCAATATACAGTTGCTGCTGACATCAGTGATGTGTATTTCAGGGCTCAGTTTCCAGACAATTCCTGTCAAATTTTGACTATTGTTGTAGAGGTATAGTTGGTAGGTTGTCAAGGGTCTTTAGCAGGTAGATAAAGAAGCAGTTAGCTCCAAGTTATATAGAGAGTGTTTGATTTTTACAGAGCACTGATATAATTTACATTAGTTGTTAGAGATGCTGACATCAGGATGTTGTCATGATCAAGTTTAATTTGGAAACTACTGGCAAATAATGGCTAGGTTTGTGTCTTGACCTGTCAGCAAAGAACTAGGTGGTTTTAAGTTAGAAAAAGAATGAGTCTGCTTATCTTCAAACTTTATGCTTTGTTGTGGTAACTCAATACCATGGTGCTTTTGAGGTCTGCTCAAAACTTCGCTTGGGCCAGAGAATGAATGGCCTGTTTCCTGGTCTGCTcttatttgaaaaagaaaaagatcttGATCGGCTGTTTGAATTTAGTTTGCTTTGCCCTTCAATGGGGGAAAATGTGCTAGgagcctctctctctctctctctctctctctctctctctctctctctctctctctctctctctctctcttcaatCTTCATCTCTTTGAAGGCGTTATTGCAATATCAGTTAAAAAAAGATATGTGGCCTTATGTGATGTTATAACAGATCATTTATTTGAGCTCTATTATATACTAAATGCTGTTCCCCTATTAGTTTTGGATTGATATGCAGTTGTTGTTGGTCTATTATTCATTTGTGTCATTGTTTCTTGTTACTGAGATGGCATTCTTGAAGCCATATTGTTTTCTAGATAAGCAACTTTTCTTACCGATTATATCCAATTATCAAGGTGTGCAAACTAGCTCGAGCACCACAGTTTTTAAAAAACTTTCGAAAATTCTAAACCAACAGTCAGACCAATCAAATGCTCACCTAGTGTTATGGTTTAATAGTGCTGTACTTTCTCTGCCTTACTATCATCATTTATTTCCCATTTCTTCTATTCACTTGCTGTACTTTGCTTCTCTATTTGAATGTTGTAATTTATGTTCCAATTTCTTTGATTCTCTTGCCAGATCTTATTTCTGCATCCTTTCCACTGAGATGAACATGTCCCTATTCTTCGTTCATGCTCTCAAAAATTTTCCAAGAGCTTGTTGCCTAATTAGGATTGTTTACATTCTTCTGGAATGATCTCAGCCATtcagacatggtttctaattcaATCGTCCAAAGCAATTTCTTGCTCTCATTGCTTATTTTGAGTTCTCATTCTTAATCTCTGTTCAAACTCAATAGTAACTTACATCCTTATTTCCTGCTGTGAATAGATCATGTACTTAATTTCATGTAAGATTCTCCCTTGTTCTATCTGTACGCGTAATCCTCTATTTCTTCTAATGATGATGCTTGGTATGTAAATTAAGTGTTGGACTATGTTCGAATTGggttaatagcctgtttggccaagcttctataatttgcttgttttgagaagtgcttttcaaaaaagtactttGGTGATAATcggtttgtgtttggctaattaatttgaaaagcacttttgagcaataattagtgtttggccaagcttttgaaaattgcttctaagtgtatttttctcaaaggtgcttctcagaaaagtgcttttggagagaggttatatttttctgcttctcaaaaactgcttctgcttctcctcaaaaacactttttttttccttctaaaagcttggccaaacacctcattTTTTGgcaaaaaagcttggccaaacaggctatagaTGTAACAAATTTTGTTGGTTTTTGTGGAGAACATCCTGCTGATGCATTGATTTAGCTGCTACTGATAACTTTAGTACCCACTAAAATGAGAACTGATATCATTGTAGGATTGTTTGAGCAGCAACTGCAGTATAGGGTGCATGGGTGTTATACAATACATACTGTAATACATAGCCTTTGTATCTCATGTTTAGTTCAGAGGATTAAGTGCATTGGTTGAGGTAGGAATCTGTTCTAAAATACTTTTTTAGGAAAATTAAAATACTGATAGTGAAATTAAGTATGTTTAATATCTGCTAAGGAGGTTTTTATGAAGGACCATGGTGTACAAATGCACAAGAAGAATAGTTGTTAAGTGAGATAATAACCCAAAAGAATCATATTGAGGTGAGAGTTATTGGTGTTGCAGGTGACATATCTCAGAGGGAAAGGATGTTCTGTGTACAGGAAATTGTGGTTTTTGTATATCTTATTTTCATAATGAAATTCTGAAGTACCTAACAGTAACAACAATGACAATATTGtctcaaaattcaaaatatataatgTTCTGAAAATGTGAAGTAAAATAAAGTGTTGACCCATCCAGTTATTAGTGAGAACAGTAAGGGAAGTTTTTGTTCAACTTTTGTGAGACATCTAATTAGTTGCTTAAGGCGGTACAAAGCTTTTATTAGGTCTCTTAAAGTTATTTCAAATATTTTGTATGATGTATTGTGTCATCGGATCAAACTAAAGCATTTCTTTGATCAGAGTAATGAGGGTGATATAAACTCTAATTGGGTATTTGTTTGATTCAATATACTATTGGGGCTCTTTTTGTGATAGCCTAATTTATCTGTTGTTTTCATCTTCTCTCATCGTCCTTAGTCCTATGATTGCTTTAAAAAGGAATAACTAGTGGCATACACTCAGATATATGAAGCAAGGGAGGCATGGTCCACATACCTGTGTGGGGAGAGATAGATAGAGAGGGGAGGGGGGAGTCTTTTCTATATGCTTTTCGACACTTgcattatttcatatttgataGAAAATCTATAGCTGAATATCCttctcaaaaaaaataaaaaataatttctttttgtAGCTGAGTGGCTGCATGTTGAATGTACTTCATCAGTCTTTGGAGATTAGCTTTAGCTTTACGGAGCTTATTGTGTTGATTCTTTCTTCTTTGTGGTGAGGCAATTTTATGCCTTAGAAGCTTCTCTGTTATTGATTGGTTACCTGAGCTATAACTCTACCCTGCTTGACCTATGTGACTATCACCATGAAGCTCTTAAAGAGTTTTTGTGGAAGAGCCTTTTTCTATCAATGAATTAGATGCTTTATCACATTAGTTTGAGATGAGGTGAGTTTCCAGTTCCTAAGGGTAGAGCAGCAAGTAAAGCTTCTAGCACCTTACCTGCTTAAATGCTTGACTAGTGGTCCTTTTCATACAATGATACAAACTATATTTGACTTAAGTTTTTCTTTCTTGCTTCCTCTGTTGGATCTTTGTAGACTGGCGACCATGCATTAACCATTTAACATTCAGGAAGTTAGTCATTTGTTTTCTTAATTGCAGATGTGATGAAAGTATCAGCTAAATGACTTGAAGGTAGTCAACCTAGGTAGAATTCCACCAATGTGCTCATGTTATGCAGGCATAACTCTTTCAGAGCTTTGTATTTGAATATTTTCTTTCATAGATCACTAGGATATAGAAAAGCTTTTTCCTTTACCTTGTTCTAATGTTTGTCAAG
Proteins encoded in this window:
- the LOC104232798 gene encoding uncharacterized protein translates to MAGGSHPPKPSSNNKLTPPSSSKKKSRWDPPAGKNPSSAAAASGSGDPNSKPSPKPTNPNNHPNPNQKPINHNNKPSPKPDPNTQTHLSLLPPFPFRDPPPPPSYGFHMLERRTMVLADGSVRSYFALPLDYQDFPRPEFRVGPGLGFDDGLMRNRNQEYWNAERAHVVGGENNNIAMKRKFGDEGGKDGLERLRQQVLEHGNAGGLRAHGMSSLHMGRGGEEMIRPPAKYMRTEGSGSSRISRHNEVDQTALKKSFLLMVKLIYENANLKRSFLTDGKQGHLQCLACNRASKDFPDMHTLIMHAYNSNSADSLVEHLAFHKALCVLMGWNYLAPPDNSKSYQMLSADEATANRDDLVLWPPLVIIHNTITGKRDDGRMEGLGNKAMDSYLRGIGFHNGKVKALYNREGHLGVTLVKFPSLMDAMRLAEYFEKDNRGRKGWARLQPVTLGKDDENNPDLVKVDHRTGEKKRVFYGYLGTVSDLEKVDFDSRKKITIASRSDYVTSG